DNA from Musa acuminata AAA Group cultivar baxijiao chromosome BXJ1-5, Cavendish_Baxijiao_AAA, whole genome shotgun sequence:
TGACGGAAATATGGTTCAGCACCAAACATAACAAAACAGCTGCTCCTCAAGTTGCTTCACGGGAGATTGTTCCTGCTGGAAGAGCCACAAGCATTCAGAATTCTGTCGATGTGTCAATGGCACTAGCACTGGCACTCAGTAATAGTGGAAAACTTCATTACATAGCTAAATTTGGTAACGAGCTCATTCCACATAGTGGATCTATATATTATGCAGGAACTGCAAATCAACACTTGTTATACAGCACGAAACATCATGCCGATCGATATCCTTTTTTATCCAACTTGCAAGTCGGTGAAATATCAAAAGGTGTTCAGAAATTGAATAAGATCCTCGAAACCTTCTCCGATAGGACAAATTTTGGAAAGGATTCAATTCAGATTGGAAGAGAATTGTTGAAAGGGGCCATAGATTTGGAAGAGTCGTTGAAAATGCTTGCCACCCTGCAGGAGGCTTCAGATTACATGGTTGGGTCTCAAGGGAGGCAGATCAAATTGCTCGAGGGTGTGGAAGACGATGAAACATCTGACGTCAAAGACAATCGGAAGGCTCTAATGTACAAGCCCAGAATTTCTTTTGATGGGTCCATCAACCATTTCTACAAATTCACCAAAGCAAATGATGATACCATAATTCAAGGGCAGAGAAAAACGCCATCATCTTCTATCAAAAAAAGTATAGCCAAAACAAATTATAGTCAGAGTTCATTAGATGCATCAACGCAAGTCGCTACACACAAACAGTCTCTGAGTTGTGGTCCTGGATCGCTgcctaattccttgtattcaggcATTACACACAAACAAGGCCATGGTGGTGAACCTGGAAACTTCTCAACTGGTAGTGGCAAGTTCTCTGCTTCAAAGAACACCAAGCAGTTGGATCCTAAAAGCCTGGTGAGCAGCAGTGTAAGAATGCCAAATATTGTTGCTAAACTTATGGGCCTTGAAGAACTTCCAATGCCCAAGGCTGAGGGGAAAAAAGTTGAAGGAAAGAAAGAACCGAAGTCTAAGAAAGAGATGGTGATAGGTCAGACGTCAATAGCAGATGAAAAAGTGAGAAAAGAGAACAAGATTCTGAATGAAAACGGTGTTGACGAAACTAAGGACAAAAGCAGCAAGGAGAAGACAAATTATATACGGAACATGACTCCATTGTCAAATCATGCACCAAAGAGGCATCTTGAAATCAATAGGAAGATCGAGAACATCGACATAAACCACAGTTTAAAAGAAGGGATAGCCAAGAAGAATTTGGTACAACTGAGAGAAATggcagaaaaagaagaagagagaagaaacatATCTGAATCAGTTCGCCAGCTTATCAGCAAATCAAACCAAGAAGGTGACCTGCAAAGGACCAAAAAGAAGCAACCGTCCATCAGCCATGATGAAACAGCTGGCAATAAAGATAAATGCATGAACCAAAAGGACAATGGCCAAGATTGCTTAGCTCTTCCAAGCACTCAGACAAACACCCGAGGGTCATTGCAAAAAGCAACAGTCAAAGTAAAACCCAAAAATGAAGTTTGTGAAATTGCAAAAGAAAAAGAGCGTGCTACAAACATCAAGTTGAAGGCCACCGCAGCAACAAAAAGTGAACAGAAATCTAGGAAATCTACCGAGAAAATAAGCATGCATAAGATGTTATCTAGCGGCACAGTTGTAGCTATAGAAAGAAATTCAGAAAAGGATAGAAATGTAGAGCAACCAAAAGGACATGCAAAGAGCAGTCATCAAGAGATGCAAAACACACTGGAGAGAACCTCTGCCTATGTTGAATTGGATAGAACGTCATCACATAAGAACTCTGAAGATACGAAGCTCTTACAGACATATTCAAGAACTGATAAAGAGCTGCCTCAAATTCTGGTGAAAACATTGATGAAGCCTGTAAATTTTCCAACTGCAAAGAAAGTAGATACAGCAAACATGAAAGTTCAGAAAGGTGAAAGACATAAAGTTCTAGGGGACAGTTCTGGATATAATAGAACACAAAATGAGAAAAGACAGCAATCATCCTTCTTACATGATCTGGAGAAGAGATGGAAAGAAAGAATCAGTAAAGAAAAAGGAACAAAAGTTAGCTTTCATGAAACAAATTCAGAACAACATCTAGAGCAGAAAACTAAATCAACCTTGGTTTCAGATAATTCTTCAGTTGATGCTGGCAAAGACAATGAAGTATTAGAAGAGGAGACAGTTGCGGAGACCAATGTAAGTTATCCTCTCTCCAATCATTGAAGCAACAAAGTCGATCTGCATTGACTCTGAGCGatgaaaatatctcttttttGCCCTATGATAAAATAGATCAGTTAAAACCTCAGGCAAAGTAGAAACAAAATCTATCACAGAGAAGAAAACAGATAATCTTACTGATTCATTGTGAATTCATTTTGCTGGAATAATATGAAAACCTCATTATGGCCAGgacacaactccatgaagcttttGCACTATATTCTGTTTATTGGCCTGCTAGCATCTCATACATTTTTCTCCCAGGATGATGACATAATAAAATCAGCTTTGGAGGCTTTACCAGAGCAAGAAGCTTCCATCAGTGTAGATTCAGAACCACAACCTTATAACAACAGGGAAAAGCTGACAGAAGGTAACTTAAATATTGTAATTGTTAaacattgtgtgtgtgtgtgtgtctatatatatatgcaacatgcAAGCCCAACACAATCAATCTGAATTTTGAAAATTATCATAAcaacaaaattagaaaaaaaaaaaaagtttaatgaTTGTATGTAATCTCTTGTTGCAGATGTAAATAACGACAGGCAGCTTAGCAATTGTAATACCCTAAATCAGATGAGTCAGGCAATATCTGAAGTAAATGGACAAGGTTCACTTACCAAGGATGAACATTTCCTCATGCAACTTCTGATTAACAATCAGCATTTCCGCAACACAGCACAAGAAATTTTCAAAATTGATATTCCAGTTGGTGTTCTACAAACGAGCAACCAGGCTTGTCCAAAAGAGGAAAACAAGTTACTTTTAGACTGTGGATATGAGTTACTGAggagaaaagggaaaagagaggTTACCTGTGCCATGACAAGGCCTCATGCAACAGGGGAAGCTAGATACCTGGATGCACTGGTGAAGGAGTTGAATGATGATCTTGAGAGTCTTAAGTTCCCCAAAGAAACTACATATAATGATGACATTGCTGAATTCCTTCACATGATGCTTGAAAGAGACATTGAAAATAGTAAACCAGATATAAACTGTCTGTGGGATATTGGTTGGAACAGCAGTATATTTGCATCAGTTGAAAAAGACGAAATTGTAAGGGATATGGAGAAGCATGTATTGAATGGACTCATCAATGAGCTAGCTAGAGAGCTAGTCGATGCAACCATCAATGTTTCATAAAGAACAATTCTGAAAACTGCTTCATGCTTTGCATTAATATTGTGGAAATCCAAAATTGCTATTTAGTGGTGTAGCAAGAAAAAGGTTCCCATATATGACCATATGGAGAGTATATGTTTCAACCTAATATCAACCGCTTTCCTACAGTCAATTAGTGCATTCAGGGAAAATCTAGGGTAAAAGCAGCATAGTGAAACTTTCTAACCATTTTACAAACTTTTTTTAAGTACAGTCAGGAACCAATCATAAAAGTGTAGAAAATTACATGATAGGAACAGTGTTCTCATTGAGGTAAAAGGAAATATTGATCTTAATGCATAAATATCAGCATTTCTCTGatacaaattataaaaaataaaataaaataaactttTCCACTAGCATAGGTCATAAGATTTCCTTTCAGGGATAATACTTTATAGCATAGAATATACATCATTAGCATAGCAGTTTGCCCACTTTACTAGATATAAGCTGGAGCTATGTCTAGCACATATATCTGAATCAAAATTTTCAGCTCCAAAGAAAGTATTAATATGCTTCAGAAAGGTGCCATAAGGATCACTAGTAGGCTTCATCTTCAACCAGCCTTCTTTGAGCTGAATATTATTTGTTACCTTCTTATGTTGCATAGAGCTCAATGGCTGCAAAAAATTCATGTAGCCGAACccaaaatagttgggacattatagCTTTATTGTTGCTAAAACCTTGCCCATTTCCACCTCATAAATCTTAAAGTATGATTTTAGAAATTAAAGGGAAGATCCAAGATGCAGTGCTAGCTTTCGGAACCTATGATGTAATCATGTGGGACCGAGAAAAGAAAAGCTTGATAATGCGATCTGTGTTGAAGTCATGCTCTGACAGACCTACAGCTGCTCTTGGACACGCACCGCCAGTCGTATGCATGATCAATGATCGAGCACAAAGACTGCCAAATCTTCAAAATGAGCCATAAAGTTGAGTATTATATTGAGTCGTTGTCAACATATTCTACGGCTTCAAAAACTGTAACAAATGGCAACTAACAAGAACAATTAGGCAAAGCATGAACGTCACCGAGGGCATTAGAAATCAACCAAAACCACGCATACGAAACAACAACTTGACTATCCCTGTcgaattaggttttcttgtgaatCCAACCAATGGAGAACATGTAGACAGCGAAAAGAAATTTCGTATAAAATCACGCAGAACTTAAATCGAATTTCACGAACAAACAACTTGATCAGAAATTCATAACAGGCGCATTTTGTACCTTAAATATCATCGTCAAAACTAGAATTCACGAagcaaacaaagaaaaagagaacGAGAATAAACTATACCCTCAACAACTGAACAATTGTAACCCGGCTCATCCATTCAAGATCATACAGCAAAAACAACCCATTAAACGATAGCACTAACATAAAACAACAACTAGGGCGATGATGAAATGAGATGATCGTCCGAAAGAGATCCAATACATTAAGCAACAAACCCTCATTAAAACAACGAAAATTAAATCCTCATAACAGAGATGATGGACACCGAAGGAATCGACGAACGAGGTGAGATTCCAAGATCAGAACGAAACCAAGCGAATCTGGGGGTCGTCATGGCGCGTGACGGACCGCTTCGCCCCCGATCGCCGTCTGCTTGAAGGCTTCCGGAGGCGATGTCACCTGATAGGGTGAGAGCGTTTATGGCACCAAAATCACAAGATTGCCACCGGGTCGTTCTAGTCATGATCGGGCGATAATGTGGGGCCGCTTAGGCCATCCAACACAGAGATTGGACCGTTACCTGGGCCTGGTTGGTCCACGGTTGACCGCCGGGTCCAGGTTTGCACATGTTTTGACTTCTTGTTGTCAAAGTCTCACACATGTTCACTTCTTCGACATATGTGTAGGCAAATTTGGGCAGAAACCAAATGCTTCCATCCTATATCTATCAGTTCATTTACAACAGAGCAAAACAAAGACAATTGCATAAAGCACAACATCCTCCAATTCTCCTCCTCTAAACATTTCCTCTGCAAATGACCAACGAAATCACTCTGCGAGCAAATCAAACTAATGAAAGACCTTCACTTATTGCTAGGAACAGAGCCCTCGAGCGGAGCCGTCGTCTACCTTAAATTACAGGCTCAGGAATCATTGTCCTCGAAGAGAAACCATGTCCTGTCTCCTCAGAGCTGTGGAAGAGCTCTTTGTCTTTGGCTTTCAACAGGTCTCATTTCGCCAGAGAGTCCTCCACTGCTCGGTCCACTGTATTCGGCACTGTACTCGGAGCTCGCAACCACGACCCTCCTGACACGGTTCCCGTTGGATGTGTAGGGGCTCGACTCGTAGTCGGAGCCGGAGCTGAAGAGCGTGCTCTGCCCTGGCCGGACTCCCTCGTTCAAGTCCTCGAGTGACACGTCGCCTTCCAATGCCCTCACGATCTGCAATCCTCTCGTCGCATCAGAACCGGTGTGATTCATTTCATGCAACAGAGGATCTTGGAGGAGTTTGGTGATCTCACCTGGCTCATCTTGGGTCGTCGCCTTGCAGAATGGCGAACGCCGGCGGCGGCGCATGCCACCATGCGTGCCATCTCCATGGGATCGTAGTTGCCGCCTAAGCGCGGGTCAGCTAACTCGTCGTAGTGTCCTTCGGCCAAAGCTTGAGCTAGAATAGGCCTCGCCTGTTCAAACATGCGCGATGAGCAAAGTACAACCACGAGCATTTGGCAGAAGAAACAGTATATAATGCTGTCGTAGCACACTGACCCAATCTATCATGGAATCGTCCATGAAGTCGTCCGAGTTGTCGACGGGTCTTCGTCCAGTTATCAGCTCAAGAAGCATCACTGCGAATGAGAAGACATCGGACTTCTCTGTCAGCTTCCCACTCGACGCATACTCAGGAGCCAAATACCTGTGTTCATCAAGGTGGAAGAACATATTAATGGAGTTTGCTCGACTCTAATTAATGCTATCCTCTTGCAGAGCATCTTGCTCACCCGAATGTTCCCATGACACGGGTTGAGACGTGAGTGTAATTGTCCGACGACAGCTTGGCCAACCCGAAATCTGCAACCTGGATATGTTTTATACAGGATTTATGTCTCTGTACGCAGTAACTTAAAGGTCCATTTCATAAGAATAATCATTGTTTCTCTAAACTACAATTCTGATGCTCTCTTCTTGGTTTTTCTACAGATCCTCTTGCTGTTTCTACCAGCATTATTCAAAGAAAGATGAAAGCTGGAATGTCCTTACCATGGCTTCAAATTTGAAGTCCAGAAGAATGTTGGCAGACTTGATATCACGGTGAATGATTCGAGGGtgaccttcatgacatgattcggAACAAGGTTAGACGTTGCAGTGtaggagaggaagaaggaaacGCATTCAAATTACTCACAGTCCTCGTGCAAGTAAGCAATGCCTTTGGCCGATCCCAGTGCAATTTTGAGCCTCGTCGGCCAGTTCATTACTGGGAGCCCCTTTCCTGCAATAGATAGCAGAAGGTGACCAAGTATCATAAGAGGCGTATCATACATGATGCCGAAGTTGTCAAGAGCGAGAGCTAACCATGGAGGTGGTGCTCAAGAGTCTTGTTGGGGACAAACTCATACACCAACATCCTCTGCGAACCAGCACTGCAGTATCCGACGAGAGAGACGAGGTGGCGATGGTGGACGCGGCTAATGATATCGACCTCGGCCTGGAATTCCCTCTCTCCTTGCCCACTCCCTGACTTGAGCTGCTTCACCGCAATGTCCTTCCCGTTGGGTAGAACTCCCTTGTGGACGTACCCGAATCCTCCCTGGCCCAGCAGATTAGCATGCGAGAAACCATTTGTTGCAGCTGCGAGCTCCTCGTAGCTGAAGGTACTTTTGTTGAACCCGAGTGCGACGATGGGAGAGGGAGGTGGCAAGGCAGGCCCATGAGGCCCTGAATAGGCTGAGCTAACTTCGCCGCTGCTCATCATCGTCGGACCTGGCTGAACATGCCACCCTCCTCCTCCATGGAAGGAACCGGGAGGTGGCGGCACCTTAACTACATGGTCCATACCCTCGAGTCCATTGTGCCAATTCGGGTGCGGTCCATTGCTGTAAAGCCCACTGTCTACAAGCATAGATACGTAGTCATGAGAAGTACATCAAAACATTGCAAAGAAGATACTTTATATCATGAACAACGATGATGACAGACAGGAATTGGATCAAAGGCTTGCTTCAGTTACCGTATCCTGAAGCATTTGCGTAGTACTTCATTGGATCGTGagacttcctcttcttcttcttggagcaGCAAATGCATGCGATGATCATGAGGACAAAGAACATCCCGATTCCTGCCACGACCCCTATGATAACTGGCAGATTCGCGTCAGATTGGTGGCGTTCGTTTGAGTGGGATGATGTTTTCGGATGTGAATGTTTAAGGGAAGGTGACAATTGTTTTGAAGACGACGATGACTTGTGTGATCGGGAtggaggaggcggaggcggaggcggaggcggtggcggtggcgggggTGGCGGCGGCGATGATGAACGATGAGAACCATCTGAGTCAGACGGCGGAGGAGGCGAAGACGAGTTATCATCCGAGTCAGGTGGCGGCGGAGTTGTGCTATCGGTTGGAGGAGGTGGGGAAGCATTCGAAGACGTCGGTGGAGAGGATGACGAAGACGAATCGCTCGAGTTAGATGAAGAACCATCCGGCGGCGGAGCAGAAGACATTTTTTGCGGAGACGGAAGCTAAGATCCAAAGGACTCACCACTCTCCCTCTATCAGAGAACGCAGTATATCAAGACCACCTGCAAAAAGACTCCATGATCAAAAGGCATCAAAACAACAAAGAAGATAAAGCCGCTGC
Protein-coding regions in this window:
- the LOC103983562 gene encoding uncharacterized protein LOC103983562: MAKRPDFAQKLLDDIRRRKEKLGYVASSSGQQPAQPPASEYHVSSRRSSRGTGDIMKKKKNYSLQSSKNPVSAQVTEIWFSTKHNKTAAPQVASREIVPAGRATSIQNSVDVSMALALALSNSGKLHYIAKFGNELIPHSGSIYYAGTANQHLLYSTKHHADRYPFLSNLQVGEISKGVQKLNKILETFSDRTNFGKDSIQIGRELLKGAIDLEESLKMLATLQEASDYMVGSQGRQIKLLEGVEDDETSDVKDNRKALMYKPRISFDGSINHFYKFTKANDDTIIQGQRKTPSSSIKKSIAKTNYSQSSLDASTQVATHKQSLSCGPGSLPNSLYSGITHKQGHGGEPGNFSTGSGKFSASKNTKQLDPKSLVSSSVRMPNIVAKLMGLEELPMPKAEGKKVEGKKEPKSKKEMVIGQTSIADEKVRKENKILNENGVDETKDKSSKEKTNYIRNMTPLSNHAPKRHLEINRKIENIDINHSLKEGIAKKNLVQLREMAEKEEERRNISESVRQLISKSNQEGDLQRTKKKQPSISHDETAGNKDKCMNQKDNGQDCLALPSTQTNTRGSLQKATVKVKPKNEVCEIAKEKERATNIKLKATAATKSEQKSRKSTEKISMHKMLSSGTVVAIERNSEKDRNVEQPKGHAKSSHQEMQNTLERTSAYVELDRTSSHKNSEDTKLLQTYSRTDKELPQILVKTLMKPVNFPTAKKVDTANMKVQKGERHKVLGDSSGYNRTQNEKRQQSSFLHDLEKRWKERISKEKGTKVSFHETNSEQHLEQKTKSTLVSDNSSVDAGKDNEVLEEETVAETNDDDIIKSALEALPEQEASISVDSEPQPYNNREKLTEDVNNDRQLSNCNTLNQMSQAISEVNGQGSLTKDEHFLMQLLINNQHFRNTAQEIFKIDIPVGVLQTSNQACPKEENKLLLDCGYELLRRKGKREVTCAMTRPHATGEARYLDALVKELNDDLESLKFPKETTYNDDIAEFLHMMLERDIENSKPDINCLWDIGWNSSIFASVEKDEIVRDMEKHVLNGLINELARELVDATINVS
- the LOC135675035 gene encoding proline-rich receptor-like protein kinase PERK4 — protein: MSSAPPPDGSSSNSSDSSSSSSPPTSSNASPPPPTDSTTPPPPDSDDNSSSPPPPSDSDGSHRSSSPPPPPPPPPPPPPPPPPPSRSHKSSSSSKVIIGVVAGIGMFFVLMIIACICCSKKKKRKSHDPMKYYANASGYDSGLYSNGPHPNWHNGLEGMDHVVKVPPPPGSFHGGGGWHVQPGPTMMSSGEVSSAYSGPHGPALPPPSPIVALGFNKSTFSYEELAAATNGFSHANLLGQGGFGYVHKGVLPNGKDIAVKQLKSGSGQGEREFQAEVDIISRVHHRHLVSLVGYCSAGSQRMLVYEFVPNKTLEHHLHGKGLPVMNWPTRLKIALGSAKGIAYLHEDCHPRIIHRDIKSANILLDFKFEAMVADFGLAKLSSDNYTHVSTRVMGTFGYLAPEYASSGKLTEKSDVFSFAVMLLELITGRRPVDNSDDFMDDSMIDWARPILAQALAEGHYDELADPRLGGNYDPMEMARMVACAAAGVRHSARRRPKMSQIVRALEGDVSLEDLNEGVRPGQSTLFSSGSDYESSPYTSNGNRVRRVVVASSEYSAEYSGPSSGGLSGEMRPVESQRQRALPQL